A stretch of DNA from Chelonoidis abingdonii isolate Lonesome George chromosome 8, CheloAbing_2.0, whole genome shotgun sequence:
TCCCATGCATGGGATAAAACACATTCAGAATTTATATATCAACTTAAAATGtgcctcctttattaaaaaacaccTGCAGACATTTCATCTGACCTTCAGTTTTTGCACCAAAGTCAGTCTCACCATCCATGGGCATGTCAGcaccttttacattttaaatggattTGAAGGGTTTGTGTGCAAGCGACTTTAGTTTGATGTTGATTTTGCATCTTGTGGCTGAATCGATTGTTTTCTAGGTTAGCAGCATCCTGGTCAGTGTTACATATCTATGAATTGTATGGTCATACATAAAATTGTATAATTTTCTGCACTTGTTCACATCACAGAACCATCACACAACTTCTCATTATGTCTCTGTTCAAGAGAGATCAAGAACTGGAATACCGGAGGTATCACATGTCCATATCAGGAGAACTTGATTAGTGCACTAATTCCTGCTATGCCTGGTTCACATTAATACCACCAATTCCTAACTTTCATGAGTACTAAATTCACTcacaaaatatcaaaatgatcCTACCACCTATAAACAAGTATTATAAAATAATCATGGAGTGCAATTCcctgcactttttaaaatgatactgCATGTTATTTGATTCAGATTCTTAGACATATACAAACTTTTATAATCACTTTCATATCTTCTCACCTCATGTTTTATTCTGCCATTTTCAACTGTTACTGCTTTTCTCATTTTGAAGCTCTCTTAATCCTCCCTTCTTAAAACTTAGAATAGAGTGATACcaggcattttatttttaatctgataaatgtttgtatatttctttttgcttttaatgGAGAAGTAGTAAATATTAGGCCTGATCTCTCAGTCCTTACACAAGCAAAACTTCATGGACTTCAGTGCAAGTTGTGCCTAAAAAAGGATTGTAGGACCATAAAACATATCTACATAAACTCTCCATCATTCATTTCATCCACAGAAATCTGCCCAGATGCAGCAATAGCATTCGTCAGTTAATTTCTTGCTGTGAAGTAGAAGGATGGAGCTTGGATAATGGGCCCCATTCTGATGTCACACCAACTCCATTCACTGTTGATTTACATCAGTAAAATAATGCAGATCCTAGACCAATACTTTGAATGCATTGTGTCAAAAAAGAAGTTAGTACTCTCTCAGCAAAATGGAGAAAGATATTAGAATATTTAAAGTCAAAGACATTTCCTAAAGATTTGCAAAGCTGGGGAGGGCTAAATATATCAAGTACGTGAAAGAGACATGCAATTCCTGCTCATCTTACTTACACCAAACTCcaaatgaagccaatgggagttttcaaTGAATGAGGTGAGCAAGATTTTGTCCTTGGCATCAGAACAGCTGGTAAAATAACATACTACCACATGAGAGATCCTAGTTCAGAAATTGCATTAGAACTCTCATACTCAAGACAGCAGGATCTGAAAGCATCACAGAGATGGTTTTCAGAGTCTCTAATGGCACAGCCTGCGTCACTTTCCTAGTAGGTGGCTGTAGAATGTTATTGCAGCCCAGTGGAGATTGTTCCCCTCCTAATCAGAGTTTATGGAGCCCATGTGCAGCTACTATAAAGCAGTAGAATAGGATTATATGGGGGGAGGAGATGCACTTAATGAAGCAAGGGCAggtaacaaaattaaaataataataaatcaagcAGCATGTTCTAAAACAAGACTGGATTCCTTAGTCACTGCTCTCTGGGATGCCTGAGCTGGGAGTCAGCTGAACCCATCTGATGTAAAAAGAGACTATCTGTGGTGGTAACACAAAACCTAATTCCACTACCATAACAAACTTTAATAtacattttgtttattaattaaactAAGAATCCCTTTCATTTCTTGCCATTGGTATCTCTGAAACACATCTCACTTAACGATCTACCTGCAAACGTTCTCAGAGAAAAGAGTTACACTGTTATTTCTACTGCCACTGCTAATAAATTAACAGAATAGTTGTGTGTCATAAAATTGATCATTAACATTATTGTATATGCAACCTTGCACAATAAGCTTTTTAACTAGTTTATTATATTCCTGTTTCCTTTTCAAACCAAGTTGACATCTAATTGCCAATATTTTATCCATAAGTCAAATATCTTATGTCTCAGTCTCAATTAACATCTTGTTTTAGCTTAAAATTCAATAGTAATACAAGAAAAACATTACACGTAACCAGTTTTCCACACACACTTATCAACATTCTTTTATAATAAACATATTTTCACAAACcaattcttcttcctcttcctacTATTTATATTCTTCCTAGAAATTCTTTGTATTTTCTGAAGGCACAATATCTAGATAAGAAATGTAAAATGTGCATCCCACAGAAAAGTCTGTGggctcaaaaatcagaaaattgtGGCAAGAAATTGGTTGCTTAAACCTCAACATTCAAAACAGATCTTTTAACAGTGTTGGAGAATAATGACACCAGCCTTAAATAAAGTCCTTGCTGGTACCTGCAGTTATCATATGACAGAAGTGAGAGTAGTAACAGCTCCTACTTTTACCACATTTAACAATGGGCTTGGAACTCAGCAAAACTGAGCGCGTTTACACACAGTGAAGATCCAGCCAATAGTCTCTCGGAGAGAAAGGGTAGTTTTGTCTTGCTAAGGACTGTAGGATCAGCCCAACATATCAACATACCAAAACCTGTATGTTCCTACATaccagattttatatatatatatatatatatatatatacacatacatacatacacacacacacacacgacagaAAATGAATAATTCTATACTATTCACATTGAAACTCTAGctttattctgttttcatttattcCATCTGACAACAAGCATGCCAGAAGTATGCTTCAAGTATTTTATCTATCCATTGCAGTTATTTGCACTACAATATACATAGATGTTTATTTAGTTTGCACACATGCAAACCTTTTCATTAttataaaatgttcatttaaatattgtacttttttttttttttaagaccacaTGTAGAACCATTTGTTCTACTTAACAGTGACTCCTTGACATGTGTTTCAACACAACAATATTGTTGTGATGACAAGCCTTCTGAATATATTATAGTGGCacttatatttaaaaagttatgtttcacttttttaaaaaacaaaacaatatttagaGAGATCTCTCTTGGCTGTGTGCATATGGCCACAAAACCTTCACAGCATTTATGAGATTTGTACTTGTTTGTAAGAAAGCAGCTTCTAAAACACGGGATAACGTGGAGAAAGTTGCACTCCAGCCCCCGAGCCCAATAAAAAGTATTTGTTACTATCAAATGTGCATCTGAAGCAAGCACTTTTTCAAGCTGTATGTAAGCAATGTGTGTGATTCCCAGACAATCGaggtaaatataaaaaatgaatatcatttgttttctttatttagatCACATTTGAATATTTACTTTTAATAGAAAAACCCAATCTGCAATATTATGTTTCCACTGCAACCCATCCCAACCAAGACAGATGTCTCAGAAATTGTACAAGTCTTTCATTATCACAGTCACAAGAAGTCCGTAAACAAGGTTTTGGTACTGAATCTCACCTTGGATATAAGAGAGAAAAGGGCTTTAACAAAATACCATcaatcctactttttttttttttttaattgcatataAGCCAACAATGCAAAAATGTCAATGTATATTATCCACAAATGGTCTTTGGAGGAATGCCTGAATTCCTGATGAATGCATTTGTAAGGAATACcagatgttttttcccccctcactccctcttTCTCTCAATCAAATAAGACTGTTTTCAAACCTGCTCAATGGCTAACTGTCCCTTTGGAAAGGATGCTTGTCCACATCCCCTGTGCCCCATTCACAGCCTTGGCATCCTGAGCAATGTTTTGCTTAGATCCTTCACCTCTTCAGGGCTGTTGACTCTCTCGTAGCCCAAGATGGCCATGGGCTGGTGGCAATAGTCCTCAATCTGCTTGATCTGCTGGAAGCTCAATGCTGTCCTCCAGGCGCTCACTGCCTGGGTAGCATTCCTGGCAGACACCACAAAGGGCTTGGAGGAGTAGCCAGGCCCGCTGGTCATGTTGAGGGCAAACTTCTCCATCTCTGGGCTCACCACCAGATTGACAAAGCCATACACCTGCCGCACAGTTTTGATGGGATCCACTACCAGGTCCTCGTAGCGGACAACCAAATAGTTGTTCTTGAGCCAGTCAGGTGGACGCAGGGCAGTCTGCAGGGTCTTGGCCATGCTGCTGCAGATCACCTCCATGGCCCCCAGCGCGTGGTAATCCGAgccacctcccccctccttcttgctGTTCAGCTTGTGGCTGGCATCGAGGAGGGGCATGCGGTGGACGCGAGGGTCCCGGCTCCTCACCACCTGCAGGCTCTCCCGAATCAGGCCGTGCCGGGATTTGATCCTGGAGCTGGCCACCGCCCGGGGGTCCCGGACCAGGTGGATAACTTTGAGCTGCAGGGCAGGGTCCTGCATGAGGGGGGCCAGCACAGCCAGGTCAAAGACACGCACGCCTTTGATGACCAGGGTGTGGTACTTGTGGCACTCGTCCTGCAAGAGGCTgagctgctgcggggggcactTCTTGCAGACCTTGTCGTCCACCATGCCCACCACCTCCTTGCGGTAGGCTGGGCAGAGCGGCGATGAGCAGATCACCTTGTTGGTGGCCGCCCCGAAGATGCCCAGCGTGGTGAGGTTCTTGCCAGCCCCGGCTGTGTTGTAGAGCTGGAAGACGGCCAGGTCGCAGCGGTAGAGGGAGCTGAGCATGTCccgggctgccccctgcagggaGACGGCGTCCCCTGGGTACAGCTTCTGCCACACGTGCCACACCGGCTCGTACAGGAAGAAGACCTCAGGGTTCTGGTTGAAGAGCTCCCCGAAGAAGGACGAGCCCGAGCGCCAGGTGGTGAAGACATAGACCAGCTGGCGCTGGCGGGGCGGCGGCGCGGGGAGCCGATAGACGGAGCGGATGTCCGAGCGGCGCTGGAAGTGAGGCAGCTGCGGGGAGGAAGGGGCGCGCCGGGCTGGGGGGGGCCTGTTGCATTGCTGGGGCTCCTTGTGCCACTTGTAGTCCAGCAGGTTGAGCatggtgagcagcagcagcagcacgtagCCCAGGCACAGCACCAGCGCCTTCCTGCGGAAGACTTTCATGCTGAGACGCGCCGGGgaccagggcagcagcagcagcagcagcactgcaggagCGGCGGGCCGGCGCCAACTGTGGCTCATCACATCACACGGAGCGCGGGTCCGGGGGGGCTGCCCGCATGCCCCCAGCAGAGAGCCCTTCCCGCGGCGGATCTAGCATGCCGCACGCCCCGGGGGTGGGGAAGCCCAGTCCTGGCAGCCCGTGCTGCCTGGCGGGGCTGCGCCTTTGTTACTAGCCAGTGCTCCAGCCTCGCGCCAGTGGGTCTCACCAGCTGCCGGCTCACAGCAACTTTCGTTTCTTTCTTCCCTTCATAGCCGCAGcgggcaggctggggccggggggaaGCAGCAGCGATCTCCCCCCTTGGCCGCTGCCCCCCTAACGCCGGGCTCTGCAGCCGGCTAGCGCGCGGCGCTCCGCTGGCCCATCGCGGCGGCAGCGGGAGTCTCCGTTCCGCAGCCCAGCGGCGAGCAAGCAGCCGGGGCACGGGAGGCGGGAAACTTTAGGGTGCTGCTGAGCTGCCGATCGCTCCGAAAGTGCATCTCGCCTCCCGCGCAGCAGCGGCGACGGCGGCTCCTCCTGGCTGGCTGCGGCGAGCCGCGCTCCGTCCCCCAATCGCTGCCTCTCTGgcgcggggtgggggggatcagACCGGATGCGGGGAGCAGCGAGCGCCAGGCAAAGGGGTCGCGGCGGGCTACTTCCCCGGCTTCCCTCCGCATCGGTCAGAACCGCCTTGCCGATCGCCGGCCCGGTCTGTACCAGCTCCGGCGGGCAAGCCGGCGCCTGCAGCAGCCCCCGGCGCTCGGGTCACCCCTCCGGCACCCCGGGCTCCATTGCAAGCCCAGCTGTTCGAGAGAGGCACTTGGAGAACGAGCTGCTTCTCCGCACACCCGGCAGAGCAAAACGGAGCCGCCCGCCTGTCTATTGAACGGGTTGCAGAGCGCGAGCCTAAAATGCAAGTAGCCCCGCCTCCCCTCCGGTGTCGCGCTCCGCTATTGGACGCTGCAGCCATCAGTCTTCTCTCTTCTCCGCCCCGATCGCCTGGTCCGTGCGGCTGGCGAGTGCGGCAGCAGGCGCGGTAGGAGCGCGCTCTTGGGCAGCACCCGCGCAATGGCCGACTTAGGTCCAACACCTCCTCCTGGGAGAGCTGAAGGGAAAGTTTTCGAAATAGCCCCTACCTCGGTTGCCCTGAGAAAAAGGGCTCAAGTAGGTGCTGGAGGTAGGCACCCATTCAGGGGAAGCTCATCACTGGGGCACCACCAAATTCGTGGCCATGAAAAAAACGCATCGCGGGCCATGAAATCTGGGCTcaccccatgaaatctggtcttctgtgttcttttaccctgtactagaagatttcacaggggaaaacaGCATTTATCAAATTGGGCGTcccgacccaaaagggagttgcagagggggTTGCAAGTTTTTTAAGGGGGGGGGGCTCATATTTCCACCTAGTTCTGCCCCTACCTCCAAGCATGCTGCACCCTtgctcctctcccatccctgtCCGGCCCCCCCAGCACTTACTGACGCTGCAAAACttctgatccacagcaggcaggtgggaggtgctgattggcgggtcccgccagcaggcaggaggtgttgggggaagggagaggttcTGCTATGGGGACTCTTTCTCACCCCCCC
This window harbors:
- the CHST2 gene encoding carbohydrate sulfotransferase 2; protein product: MSHSWRRPAAPAVLLLLLLPWSPARLSMKVFRRKALVLCLGYVLLLLLTMLNLLDYKWHKEPQQCNRPPPARRAPSSPQLPHFQRRSDIRSVYRLPAPPPRQRQLVYVFTTWRSGSSFFGELFNQNPEVFFLYEPVWHVWQKLYPGDAVSLQGAARDMLSSLYRCDLAVFQLYNTAGAGKNLTTLGIFGAATNKVICSSPLCPAYRKEVVGMVDDKVCKKCPPQQLSLLQDECHKYHTLVIKGVRVFDLAVLAPLMQDPALQLKVIHLVRDPRAVASSRIKSRHGLIRESLQVVRSRDPRVHRMPLLDASHKLNSKKEGGGGSDYHALGAMEVICSSMAKTLQTALRPPDWLKNNYLVVRYEDLVVDPIKTVRQVYGFVNLVVSPEMEKFALNMTSGPGYSSKPFVVSARNATQAVSAWRTALSFQQIKQIEDYCHQPMAILGYERVNSPEEVKDLSKTLLRMPRL